The following proteins are co-located in the Dehalococcoidia bacterium genome:
- a CDS encoding CoA transferase: MATHERTATGALTGTRVVDLTRYASGPVCTQTLGDMGAEVIKVEPLTGDPSRWNPPVVEDWGGYFPYFNRNKKSLALDMTRKEGQQVLTRLMKWGDVLVENFRPGVMDRLGFGYEKVKAINPRLIVVSVSGFGQTGP, from the coding sequence ATGGCGACACATGAACGGACAGCCACGGGCGCTCTGACCGGGACGCGTGTGGTGGACCTGACGCGGTACGCGTCCGGCCCCGTCTGCACCCAGACCCTCGGTGACATGGGCGCTGAGGTCATCAAGGTCGAGCCGCTGACGGGTGACCCCTCCAGGTGGAATCCGCCCGTGGTCGAGGACTGGGGCGGGTACTTCCCCTACTTCAATCGCAACAAGAAGAGCCTGGCGCTCGACATGACCAGAAAAGAGGGCCAGCAGGTCCTGACGCGCCTGATGAAATGGGGCGATGTGCTCGTCGAAAACTTCCGGCCCGGGGTGATGGACCGGCTCGGTTTCGGCTACGAGAAGGTGAAGGCGATCAACCCCCGGCTCATCGTGGTATCCGTCTCCGGGTTCGGACAGACCGGGCCG
- a CDS encoding MaoC family dehydratase N-terminal domain-containing protein, giving the protein MEEPLGRGTEAKITDEMVKDLLADKGKEHPARHQWNSEGTRDTFRHWADGIGDPNPFWRDEEYAKKTRWKGLINQPLWLMSCGYHASRFGMPGVHALHAGMRWVFHKPVHLYDRVFITGGLHDVVERPTQFGGRTFFQTQFANYRNQTKELIATAYSHVFRYERETSQDRSYYSRKPHVYTEEELQRIGKGIEVEEIRGNKPRYWEDVKVGDAMQPVVKGPYTMSDAVCFKMAWGSHAPYHMWANEIRYWVIKRRPQVAMRNELNVPDCPERVHMDKDAAQKAGIPSFFDYGPQRIAWASHLCTNWMGDDGWLRELEVQVRRPGVEGDTQWYHGRVTGKSVKDGEHLAQCDFWAENQYAEKTAVGQAKIVLPTRP; this is encoded by the coding sequence ATGGAAGAGCCCCTCGGGCGCGGCACTGAAGCGAAAATAACGGACGAGATGGTCAAGGATCTCCTGGCGGACAAAGGGAAGGAGCATCCCGCGCGGCACCAGTGGAACTCGGAGGGCACGCGCGACACCTTCCGCCATTGGGCGGACGGCATCGGCGACCCGAACCCGTTCTGGCGGGACGAGGAGTACGCGAAGAAGACGCGGTGGAAGGGTCTCATCAACCAACCGCTCTGGCTCATGAGCTGCGGCTACCACGCGAGCCGCTTCGGCATGCCCGGCGTCCACGCTCTGCACGCGGGCATGAGGTGGGTGTTCCACAAGCCCGTCCACCTGTACGACCGCGTCTTCATCACGGGCGGCCTGCACGACGTGGTGGAGCGGCCCACCCAGTTCGGCGGGCGCACCTTCTTCCAGACCCAGTTCGCGAACTATCGCAACCAGACCAAGGAGCTTATTGCGACCGCGTACTCGCACGTCTTCCGCTACGAGCGAGAGACGTCGCAGGACCGCAGCTATTATTCTCGCAAGCCCCACGTGTACACGGAGGAGGAACTGCAGCGCATTGGGAAGGGGATAGAGGTGGAAGAGATTCGCGGCAACAAGCCGCGCTACTGGGAGGACGTGAAGGTCGGCGACGCGATGCAGCCCGTGGTGAAGGGGCCGTACACCATGTCCGACGCCGTGTGTTTCAAGATGGCGTGGGGAAGCCACGCGCCCTATCACATGTGGGCCAACGAAATCCGCTACTGGGTCATCAAGCGCCGGCCTCAAGTGGCCATGCGCAACGAGCTCAACGTGCCGGACTGCCCGGAGCGCGTTCACATGGACAAAGACGCCGCGCAGAAGGCGGGCATTCCCTCGTTCTTCGACTATGGGCCACAGCGCATCGCGTGGGCCAGCCACCTGTGCACCAACTGGATGGGCGACGACGGCTGGCTCCGCGAGTTGGAGGTGCAGGTGCGTCGCCCCGGCGTGGAGGGCGACACCCAGTGGTACCATGGCCGCGTGACCGGCAAGTCCGTCAAGGACGGCGAGCACCTTGCGCAGTGCGATTTCTGGGCCGAGAACCAGTACGCCGAGAAGACGGCGGTCGGGCAGGCCAAGATCGTGCTGCCGACGCGGCCGTAG
- a CDS encoding TIGR03617 family F420-dependent LLM class oxidoreductase yields MQFDAKTWTASPQEMAEVARYAERLGFAGLWNDETKHDPYLCLALATQSTERIELGISIALAFPRSPTVAAHSSWDLQQLSKGRFILGLGTQVKAHITRRFGMTWAPPAARMREYVQAMRQVWECWQNGRPPDFTGQYYTVTLMNHMFNPGPIPYKMPPVYLAGAGPLMIRLAGELADGLAVHPLNTVRYLKDSVLPGIREGAARAGRDPKSVVIASSVFAITGRTKAEKAEERKAVRRWIAFYASTPTYRPSMLDPYGWGEINPRLNQLAKEGKWEEMERVIPEDMEREVAVTGEWDELVPQLRQRYEGLVDRIHLMVDFGPGDRSAFWEALAKSARS; encoded by the coding sequence ATGCAGTTCGACGCGAAGACATGGACGGCGAGTCCGCAGGAGATGGCCGAGGTCGCCCGCTACGCGGAGCGGCTCGGCTTCGCGGGCCTGTGGAATGACGAGACAAAGCATGACCCGTACCTGTGCCTGGCGCTGGCCACGCAGAGCACGGAGCGCATAGAGCTGGGCATCTCCATAGCGCTGGCGTTTCCGCGCAGCCCTACTGTCGCCGCGCACTCGTCCTGGGACCTGCAGCAGCTCTCCAAAGGCAGGTTCATCCTTGGCTTGGGCACGCAGGTCAAGGCGCACATCACGCGACGGTTCGGCATGACGTGGGCGCCGCCCGCAGCCCGCATGCGCGAGTACGTGCAGGCGATGCGCCAGGTGTGGGAGTGCTGGCAGAACGGACGCCCGCCGGATTTCACCGGTCAGTACTACACGGTCACGCTGATGAACCACATGTTCAACCCCGGCCCCATCCCGTACAAGATGCCGCCTGTTTACCTGGCTGGCGCCGGGCCGCTCATGATTCGTCTGGCGGGCGAGCTCGCGGACGGCCTGGCCGTCCACCCGCTCAACACGGTGCGCTATCTCAAGGACTCCGTGCTGCCCGGCATCCGTGAGGGCGCCGCGCGCGCGGGCCGGGACCCGAAGAGCGTGGTCATCGCCTCGTCCGTCTTCGCCATCACGGGCCGCACGAAAGCGGAGAAGGCGGAGGAGCGCAAGGCCGTGCGGCGCTGGATCGCCTTCTACGCCTCCACCCCCACCTACCGGCCAAGCATGCTCGACCCCTACGGCTGGGGCGAGATAAACCCTCGACTGAACCAGCTTGCCAAGGAAGGCAAGTGGGAGGAGATGGAGCGGGTCATCCCTGAGGACATGGAGCGCGAGGTCGCCGTCACGGGAGAGTGGGACGAGTTGGTCCCGCAACTGCGGCAGCGCTACGAAGGGCTGGTTGACCGCATTCACCTGATGGTGGACTTCGGGCCCGGCGACCGCTCCGCGTTCTGGGAGGCGCTGGCGAAGAGCGCGCGCTCGTAG
- a CDS encoding amidohydrolase family protein — MHLIDVFNPLPEPQDRIALHFPFLPDTEGDPDFEPLRQVFLKHNVKMVERPLSEAVKLMDTAHISHVVMPAWKMRSVTTGRLVQDHTWQRVAQKIAQYPGRLRGWYSINPFDRMRGVREMKQVLTTQRGFVGAHFFATGFERPLNHRDWYPFYAACEEVGKPIGMFVGWLPEIQPTSTVHPELLDDVACYFNDLVIVATHYVGPWEDSLMALAHKHPNVYIATSGTPPRRWSEKFVHFIDTWGRGKVMWGTTINVNWEESIGDLNKLPLKDESRELLYHGVAEKVFKLK, encoded by the coding sequence ATGCACCTCATAGACGTCTTCAATCCCCTGCCGGAGCCCCAGGACAGGATAGCCCTGCACTTCCCCTTCCTGCCGGACACTGAAGGAGACCCGGACTTCGAGCCGCTGCGCCAGGTCTTTCTGAAACACAACGTCAAGATGGTCGAGCGCCCCTTGAGCGAGGCCGTCAAACTGATGGACACGGCGCACATCAGCCACGTGGTCATGCCCGCGTGGAAGATGCGCTCCGTCACTACGGGGCGGCTGGTCCAGGACCACACGTGGCAGCGCGTCGCCCAGAAGATAGCCCAGTACCCCGGCCGACTGCGCGGCTGGTACTCCATCAACCCCTTCGACCGGATGCGCGGCGTGCGTGAGATGAAGCAGGTGCTCACCACGCAGCGCGGATTTGTCGGCGCGCACTTCTTCGCCACAGGTTTCGAGCGGCCTCTCAACCACCGCGACTGGTACCCGTTCTACGCCGCGTGCGAGGAAGTCGGCAAGCCCATCGGCATGTTCGTTGGATGGCTGCCGGAGATACAGCCCACGAGCACCGTGCACCCGGAGCTGCTGGACGACGTGGCGTGCTATTTCAACGACCTCGTCATCGTCGCGACGCACTACGTCGGCCCGTGGGAGGACTCACTCATGGCGCTCGCCCACAAGCACCCGAATGTATACATCGCCACGTCGGGTACGCCGCCCCGGCGCTGGAGCGAGAAGTTCGTCCATTTCATCGATACGTGGGGCCGGGGCAAGGTGATGTGGGGCACGACCATCAACGTGAACTGGGAGGAGAGCATCGGCGACCTGAACAAGCTCCCGCTCAAGGATGAGTCGCGCGAGCTTCTCTACCACGGCGTGGCGGAAAAAGTATTCAAGCTGAAGTAG
- a CDS encoding CaiB/BaiF CoA-transferase family protein produces the protein MADLQGITILDLTLNAPGQAATSALADMGANVIAVCRPGYAAARGFNGAWSVGRNKRSITLNLHDPRAREVFYKLARASDVIVEGFRPGVVNRLGVGYEAIRKIQPKIIYCSLSGYGQDGPYRDFPGHDINYQAIAGMVPLDNKGRPFLPTTNWADRQASTNLEVAILLALVVRERHGVGQYVDVSYADASTTIPAAECFKDPRIDRILPGGPPGSESPPSKNLQGIYPAYNMYQCKDGKYISLGIIESWFWEKLCVYFGKPEWTKHQTDEGKMRTRVRGFLRRKFKEKPRDEWFHILSQEVGTQVAPVNIGYEVMDDPHMRARESVIQVETPGGSKMWQVGFPYKLSVTKGRVWRAATVAGQDTLAILKELGYGAADIETFKRENVVEVAKGF, from the coding sequence ATGGCGGACCTGCAAGGCATCACCATCCTGGACCTCACGTTGAACGCGCCCGGCCAGGCGGCCACCTCCGCGTTGGCGGACATGGGCGCGAACGTCATCGCTGTGTGCAGACCGGGGTACGCCGCGGCGCGCGGGTTCAACGGGGCCTGGTCGGTGGGACGGAACAAGCGCAGCATCACGCTGAACCTCCATGACCCGCGGGCGCGAGAGGTCTTCTACAAGCTCGCGCGCGCGTCCGACGTGATCGTGGAGGGCTTCCGCCCGGGCGTGGTCAACCGCCTCGGCGTGGGCTACGAGGCCATTCGCAAGATACAGCCGAAGATCATCTACTGCTCGCTCTCCGGATATGGCCAGGACGGGCCCTACCGTGACTTCCCCGGCCACGACATCAACTACCAGGCGATCGCGGGCATGGTGCCGCTGGACAACAAGGGCAGACCGTTTCTGCCGACGACGAACTGGGCGGACCGTCAGGCGAGCACGAACCTGGAGGTCGCCATCCTCCTGGCGCTGGTTGTCCGCGAGCGCCACGGCGTGGGCCAGTACGTGGACGTCTCCTACGCGGACGCCTCGACCACCATCCCTGCCGCCGAGTGCTTCAAGGACCCGAGGATAGACCGCATCCTGCCGGGCGGGCCGCCGGGGAGCGAGTCGCCGCCGTCCAAGAACCTGCAGGGCATTTATCCCGCGTACAACATGTACCAGTGCAAGGACGGCAAATACATCTCGCTGGGCATCATTGAGTCCTGGTTCTGGGAGAAACTGTGCGTCTATTTTGGAAAGCCTGAGTGGACCAAGCACCAGACTGACGAGGGCAAGATGCGGACCAGGGTCCGCGGATTCCTGCGTCGCAAGTTCAAGGAGAAGCCGCGCGACGAATGGTTCCACATCCTGAGCCAGGAAGTCGGCACGCAGGTCGCGCCTGTCAACATCGGCTACGAGGTCATGGACGACCCGCATATGCGCGCGCGGGAGTCGGTCATCCAGGTGGAGACACCCGGCGGCAGCAAGATGTGGCAGGTGGGCTTCCCGTACAAGCTCTCCGTCACGAAGGGGAGGGTCTGGCGTGCGGCGACCGTCGCGGGGCAGGACACCTTGGCCATACTCAAGGAGCTGGGCTACGGCGCCGCGGACATTGAAACCTTCAAGAGAGAGAATGTCGTAGAGGTCGCGAAGGGCTTCTAG
- a CDS encoding TRAP transporter large permease produces the protein MPNETIGALGFAVLAVLVLLGMPIGFAFMFTGLGGLLLLRGVDTTLGFARFGPFGATESTVLTVLPLFILMGNFLIVSGTATELFDAAYKWVGRFRGGLAYATILGVFGFSVISGSSAASTATFGRVALPEMKARGYDDRLSSGTIAAGATMDILVPPSITAVLYGLITETSIGKVLIAGFLPGFVVMASYFVVIFVLLRWKPGWAPSHAVTVTWRERFASLKGIMPTMVIMMLVMGTIYLGIATPTEAAAVGAVCVFALVAVRGKLSKAVMSSTFRGTMESTVMVLVILIGASVFTVFLTVSGVAQTAASHVINLGLPPLQFYIVLILLYIFLGMFLDPLAMMLITLPFLMPVVRTLGWDPVWFGIFIIRMAGIGLITPPLGLNVYVLKGVAPGVKLNAMWIGVAPFIVADMFTLALFYAFPDIILVLPRMMR, from the coding sequence ATGCCGAACGAGACCATAGGCGCGCTGGGGTTCGCCGTTCTGGCGGTACTCGTTCTGCTGGGTATGCCCATCGGGTTCGCCTTCATGTTCACGGGCCTCGGGGGGCTTCTTCTGCTGCGCGGCGTGGACACCACCCTGGGATTTGCCCGCTTCGGTCCCTTCGGCGCGACGGAGAGCACCGTGCTCACGGTGTTGCCGCTGTTCATTCTGATGGGGAACTTCCTCATCGTGTCCGGTACAGCCACGGAGCTTTTCGACGCCGCGTACAAGTGGGTGGGACGCTTCCGCGGCGGGCTCGCATACGCCACCATTCTGGGTGTTTTCGGCTTCTCCGTCATCAGCGGGTCCAGCGCGGCGTCCACCGCCACTTTTGGGCGCGTCGCCCTGCCCGAAATGAAAGCGCGAGGCTATGACGATAGACTCTCGTCCGGGACCATTGCGGCAGGCGCTACGATGGATATCCTGGTCCCACCCAGCATCACCGCCGTCCTCTACGGGCTTATCACCGAGACATCCATCGGCAAAGTCCTGATCGCGGGGTTCCTGCCGGGGTTCGTCGTGATGGCCTCCTACTTCGTCGTCATATTCGTTTTGCTGCGTTGGAAGCCAGGGTGGGCGCCTTCCCATGCCGTGACGGTCACATGGCGGGAGCGTTTCGCATCCCTGAAGGGTATCATGCCCACGATGGTCATCATGATGCTTGTCATGGGCACAATCTATCTGGGTATTGCCACGCCCACGGAGGCCGCCGCGGTGGGGGCCGTCTGCGTGTTCGCCCTCGTGGCGGTACGTGGAAAGCTCTCCAAGGCTGTCATGTCGTCCACCTTCCGGGGCACTATGGAATCCACGGTCATGGTGCTCGTCATCCTTATCGGGGCCTCCGTTTTCACGGTCTTCCTGACGGTAAGCGGGGTGGCGCAGACCGCCGCCTCTCACGTCATCAACCTGGGACTGCCACCTCTCCAGTTCTACATCGTGCTTATTCTTCTCTACATATTTCTGGGCATGTTTCTTGACCCGCTGGCGATGATGCTCATCACCCTTCCCTTCTTGATGCCCGTGGTCCGTACCCTGGGATGGGACCCGGTCTGGTTCGGCATCTTCATCATCCGCATGGCGGGCATAGGCCTTATTACGCCTCCTTTGGGTCTGAACGTGTACGTGCTGAAGGGTGTCGCGCCCGGCGTCAAGCTCAACGCCATGTGGATTGGCGTCGCACCCTTCATCGTCGCCGACATGTTTACTCTGGCGCTGTTCTATGCTTTCCCGGACATCATCCTCGTCCTGCCACGGATGATGCGATAA
- a CDS encoding TRAP transporter small permease yields MTEPQTEHKETPERTTVWARVENLFESMGGVLIFVMMWGIVADVVGRYFLRSPVPNVPELSAMVMPVIAFAGMGALAARNGNVRITALVRYFPDGARRAIYLVFTVMAFLAMAVVVWQSYVSFLQNYANMSLREATVPFVLWPFRLLAAIGGMLLCVRFLINIWGALHGSAQSAMVEE; encoded by the coding sequence ATGACTGAACCCCAGACGGAGCATAAGGAAACCCCCGAGCGCACGACCGTGTGGGCGCGGGTGGAGAACCTATTTGAGTCCATGGGCGGCGTCCTGATCTTCGTCATGATGTGGGGCATCGTGGCCGACGTGGTGGGCCGCTATTTCCTGCGGTCGCCCGTGCCAAACGTGCCGGAGCTCAGCGCGATGGTGATGCCGGTCATCGCGTTCGCGGGCATGGGGGCGCTGGCGGCCAGGAACGGGAATGTCCGGATCACGGCGCTGGTACGCTACTTCCCTGATGGGGCACGCCGCGCCATTTACCTTGTGTTCACCGTGATGGCCTTCCTGGCGATGGCGGTCGTGGTGTGGCAAAGCTATGTCAGTTTCTTGCAGAACTATGCGAACATGAGCCTGCGAGAGGCCACGGTCCCCTTCGTCCTGTGGCCGTTCCGCCTTCTGGCGGCCATAGGAGGGATGCTCCTCTGCGTCCGCTTCCTGATCAACATATGGGGCGCTCTGCATGGGTCTGCCCAGAGCGCCATGGTGGAAGAGTAG